A window from Methylococcus mesophilus encodes these proteins:
- a CDS encoding ammonium transporter — protein sequence MRFLVATMRALALLSLNLPAQAAPEGPNAADTAWILTSTGLVLFMTMPGLALLYAGLVRTKNVLSVMVQIFTATSLVSVLWVIAGYTLALTDGGDLQAWIGGGKRLFLLGLKADSLNGNLPEVVYCMYHLTFAIFAPALMIGAIVERMKFSVTLWFTGIWTLLVYVPVCHWVWGEGWLARIGAIDFAGGVVVHTTAGVSALVGAWMLGPRRGYPRTLLPPHNLTLTAIGAGILAVGWHGFSAGSALMATGAAGMAMLTTHIGASVGALVWMAVEWRSFGKPTLLGALTGMIAGLGVISPAAGFVGPMGAIAMGTAAGLICFGAIHWIKRSLRIDDTLDVFPVHGVGGMIGTVLTAPFAAEALGGAGITTGLTIGQQTLTQILAVGSVAAWSGLISWILLKILDRTVGLRVTPDQETEGLDVALHNSKAYHF from the coding sequence ATGAGGTTTCTAGTCGCCACGATGAGGGCCCTTGCCCTGTTGAGCCTGAACTTGCCCGCGCAGGCCGCGCCCGAAGGGCCGAACGCGGCGGACACCGCCTGGATACTCACCTCGACGGGATTGGTGCTGTTCATGACGATGCCGGGTCTCGCCCTGCTCTATGCCGGGCTGGTGCGGACCAAGAACGTGCTATCCGTCATGGTGCAGATTTTCACCGCGACATCGCTGGTCTCGGTGCTCTGGGTGATCGCCGGCTATACCTTGGCGCTGACCGACGGCGGGGATCTGCAGGCCTGGATCGGCGGCGGCAAGCGCCTGTTCCTGCTGGGGCTGAAGGCGGATTCGCTGAACGGCAACCTGCCGGAGGTGGTGTACTGCATGTACCACCTGACCTTCGCGATCTTCGCGCCTGCGCTAATGATCGGCGCGATCGTGGAACGCATGAAGTTCTCGGTCACGCTCTGGTTCACCGGTATATGGACCCTGCTGGTCTACGTGCCGGTCTGCCATTGGGTCTGGGGCGAGGGCTGGCTGGCGCGGATCGGCGCCATCGATTTCGCCGGCGGCGTGGTCGTGCACACCACCGCCGGCGTGTCCGCCCTGGTCGGCGCCTGGATGCTGGGGCCGCGCCGGGGCTATCCGCGCACCCTCCTGCCGCCCCACAACCTGACCCTGACAGCGATCGGCGCCGGAATCCTGGCCGTCGGCTGGCATGGCTTCAGCGCCGGCAGCGCCCTGATGGCGACCGGTGCGGCGGGCATGGCCATGCTGACCACCCACATCGGCGCCTCGGTTGGCGCACTGGTGTGGATGGCGGTGGAATGGCGGAGTTTCGGCAAGCCGACCCTGCTCGGCGCCCTGACCGGCATGATCGCCGGGCTGGGCGTGATCTCGCCGGCGGCCGGATTCGTCGGACCGATGGGCGCCATCGCCATGGGCACGGCGGCGGGCCTGATCTGCTTCGGCGCCATTCACTGGATCAAGCGCTCGCTGCGGATAGACGACACCCTGGATGTCTTTCCGGTGCACGGCGTCGGCGGCATGATCGGCACCGTGCTGACCGCGCCCTTCGCCGCCGAGGCGCTGGGCGGCGCCGGCATCACCACGGGTCTGACGATCGGCCAGCAGACCCTGACCCAGATTCTGGCGGTGGGCTCGGTCGCCGCCTGGAGCGGCCTGATCAGCTGGATATTGCTGAAGATTCTGGATCGCACGGTCGGACTCCGGGTCACCCCGGACCAGGAAACCGAGGGCTTGGACGTCGCCCTGCACAACAGCAAGGCCTATCACTTCTGA
- a CDS encoding PIN domain-containing protein has product MIVVDANILAYLYLPTAFTPLAERLLEHEPDWRVPLLWRSELRNVLTLYLRRRLAVPLVTADQKVLKNFPRVATSLVEAAR; this is encoded by the coding sequence ATGATCGTGGTGGACGCCAACATCCTGGCCTACCTGTATCTGCCGACGGCATTTACTCCGCTGGCGGAACGGCTTCTGGAGCACGAGCCGGACTGGCGCGTCCCCCTGCTCTGGCGCAGCGAGCTGCGCAACGTGCTCACCCTCTACCTGCGCAGGCGGCTCGCGGTTCCTCTGGTGACCGCCGACCAGAAGGTGCTCAAGAATTTTCCAAGGGTCGCCACATCCCTTGTCGAGGCCGCGCGCTGA
- a CDS encoding FitA-like ribbon-helix-helix domain-containing protein: protein MAASLTLKNIPDEIYDRLKEAAQAHHRSLNSEVIACLEHALMPLRISPGEHLARARRIREGLQLGQFKADEIAEAIDQGRP from the coding sequence ATGGCCGCCAGCCTGACCCTCAAGAATATCCCCGATGAAATCTACGATCGCCTCAAAGAGGCGGCCCAGGCGCATCACCGCAGCCTGAACAGCGAGGTGATCGCCTGCCTGGAGCATGCCCTGATGCCGCTCCGTATCAGTCCGGGCGAACACCTCGCCCGTGCCCGGCGAATACGCGAAGGGTTACAGCTTGGTCAATTCAAGGCTGACGAGATTGCTGAGGCCATCGATCAGGGCCGTCCATGA
- a CDS encoding class I SAM-dependent methyltransferase, which yields MNEIMETLDQISAETLGHYEHNAKEFFEGTRDHDVSQNIAALLSYIRNEPPFTVLDFGCGPGRDLKTFAELGHRAIGLDGAFRFVEMAKDYSGCEVWHQDFLKLDLPDGHFDGVFANATLFHVPSRELPRVLRELHSALKPEGVLFASNPRGRNEEGWNRGRYGAYYDLDTWRGFLASAGFLELEHYYRPAGLPRDQQPWLASVWRRTGG from the coding sequence GTGAACGAAATCATGGAGACCCTGGATCAAATTTCCGCCGAAACCCTCGGACATTACGAGCACAACGCCAAGGAGTTCTTCGAGGGCACGCGCGATCACGACGTCAGCCAGAATATCGCCGCCCTGCTCTCCTATATCCGGAACGAGCCGCCGTTCACCGTGCTGGACTTCGGCTGCGGACCGGGACGGGACCTGAAGACCTTTGCCGAGCTGGGCCATCGAGCCATCGGCCTGGACGGCGCCTTCCGTTTCGTCGAGATGGCGAAGGATTACAGCGGCTGTGAAGTCTGGCACCAGGATTTCCTCAAACTCGACCTGCCGGACGGGCATTTCGACGGAGTTTTCGCCAACGCGACGCTCTTCCATGTGCCGAGCCGCGAACTGCCGAGGGTTCTCCGCGAGCTGCACTCCGCGCTCAAACCCGAGGGCGTGCTGTTCGCCTCGAATCCGAGGGGACGGAACGAGGAGGGCTGGAACCGCGGACGCTACGGCGCCTATTACGATCTCGATACCTGGCGCGGGTTCCTGGCATCGGCCGGGTTCCTGGAGCTGGAACACTACTACCGGCCCGCCGGCCTGCCGCGCGACCAGCAGCCCTGGCTGGCCAGCGTGTGGCGCCGCACCGGTGGTTGA
- a CDS encoding aldo/keto reductase family protein: MQKDGFLVSAYGVRMPGIVYGTAWKKDRTAALVEQAVSLGFRGIDTACQPKHYDEPGVGTGLAACMNAGLKRADLYLQSKFTPVDGQDPERMPYDPKATLAEQIARSFETSLKNLGTPYLDCLILHSPLSGERETLEAWRAMETVFDGGGARQLGISNCYRPELLERLYRLSRVKPAVVQNRFYAETRYDREIREFCRHNRIVYQSFWTLTANPSILAHATLGALAATHGRTPAQVFFRYLTQIGVVPLTGTASEAHMREDLAIFEFELTQDQCAAVSGLLKT, encoded by the coding sequence ATGCAAAAAGATGGCTTTCTGGTGTCCGCTTACGGCGTCCGTATGCCCGGCATCGTCTACGGCACGGCCTGGAAAAAGGACCGTACCGCGGCCCTGGTGGAACAGGCCGTCTCGCTCGGATTCCGCGGCATCGACACCGCCTGCCAGCCCAAGCACTACGACGAGCCGGGTGTCGGCACCGGCCTCGCGGCGTGCATGAATGCCGGGCTGAAACGGGCCGACCTCTACCTTCAGAGCAAGTTCACCCCGGTCGACGGCCAGGACCCGGAGCGGATGCCTTATGACCCGAAGGCTACCCTGGCCGAGCAAATCGCCCGGTCCTTCGAAACCTCGCTGAAGAATCTTGGCACACCTTATCTGGACTGCCTGATCCTGCATTCGCCGTTGTCGGGTGAGCGGGAGACGCTGGAAGCATGGCGGGCGATGGAGACGGTCTTCGACGGCGGCGGCGCCAGGCAGCTGGGGATCAGCAACTGCTACCGGCCCGAACTGCTGGAACGCCTGTACCGCCTGAGCCGGGTCAAACCGGCCGTGGTGCAGAACCGCTTCTATGCGGAGACCCGGTACGACCGCGAGATCCGGGAATTCTGCCGGCACAACCGGATCGTCTATCAGAGCTTCTGGACCCTGACCGCCAACCCTTCGATCCTGGCCCATGCCACGCTGGGGGCTCTGGCGGCGACTCACGGCCGCACGCCCGCGCAGGTCTTCTTCCGCTATCTCACCCAGATCGGCGTCGTCCCTTTGACCGGAACGGCATCGGAAGCCCACATGCGGGAAGACCTGGCGATCTTCGAATTCGAGCTGACGCAGGATCAGTGCGCCGCGGTCTCCGGCCTGCTGAAAACCTGA
- a CDS encoding class I SAM-dependent methyltransferase, whose protein sequence is MRTDYDPIAERYKRAKLQPWRNCIETFTLLDLIGNLSGQAVVDVACGEGFYTRRLRAQGAARVLGVDLSERMVELAREQETEQPLGIDYRVGDGKNLSLPSEFDLAVAAYLLNYAADRHELGAMCAGISACLRPGGRFVTVNSNPAMDFSALPSYRRYGFDTRVAGEIRQGMPVTWTFFLEDGPLEIENYYLDVPAHEAAFRAAGFREIRWHAPRLSPEGKAEFGEDFWADFLDHPPVIFIECLK, encoded by the coding sequence GTGCGTACCGACTACGATCCCATCGCCGAACGATACAAGCGGGCCAAGCTGCAGCCTTGGCGGAATTGCATTGAAACCTTCACGCTGCTGGACCTGATCGGAAACCTTTCCGGCCAGGCGGTCGTGGACGTCGCCTGCGGGGAGGGTTTCTACACCCGGAGGCTGCGGGCCCAAGGCGCGGCCCGAGTGCTGGGCGTCGACCTGTCCGAGCGCATGGTCGAACTCGCCCGTGAGCAGGAGACGGAGCAGCCTTTGGGCATCGACTACCGCGTGGGAGACGGCAAGAACCTGTCCCTGCCTTCCGAATTCGACCTGGCGGTGGCGGCTTACCTCTTGAACTACGCGGCGGACCGGCACGAGTTGGGAGCCATGTGCGCCGGGATATCGGCCTGCCTCAGGCCGGGGGGGCGCTTCGTGACGGTCAATTCGAATCCGGCCATGGACTTTTCGGCGCTTCCCTCCTACCGCCGCTACGGCTTCGACACCCGAGTGGCGGGAGAAATCCGCCAGGGCATGCCGGTGACCTGGACTTTTTTCCTGGAAGACGGCCCGCTCGAGATAGAGAACTACTATCTCGACGTGCCGGCCCATGAGGCCGCGTTCCGTGCCGCCGGATTCCGGGAAATCCGCTGGCATGCCCCCAGGCTGTCCCCGGAGGGCAAGGCGGAATTCGGCGAAGATTTCTGGGCGGATTTCCTTGACCATCCGCCGGTGATCTTCATCGAGTGCCTGAAATAG
- a CDS encoding amidohydrolase family protein → MNGSFRWVLLCLTLASSWFGCASGPEPTRTLAETEPGSSGLLIRNASLMITMDPALGDGPLGIVEGGDVLLEGGRIAAVGKGLDGSGRKSLDARGKIVMPGFVDTHDHLWQSIIRGCAADRDLYGWLDACVYPMGRVPFGEQDAYAAVRLATLGLIGTGVTTVLDWSHAFNPAFVDGNLGALRDSGLRFVFAYWVAPPGGCSEAARVQQDLVGNGLAAGFQVATHPTLANLDQLKEAVRCAEKLHVPLNVHLGESPKDPQQGQIQALELSGALDGQMLADHAIHLTDREVELLARHRVAVAHNPLSNMRLASGIMRLPEMHGAGLRIGLGLDGGTGDGPDMFADMKAAVGLQRARLESASGYPGIADALRMATLGGAEALGLDKITGSLTPGKRADLIVLDPGGANIAPRWDWPSQIVLNGQPANVEYVFVDGRALKSEGKLAEGQDKNAVQAAEAAARRVRAALGDRRGLPPAGHE, encoded by the coding sequence ATGAACGGTTCATTTCGGTGGGTCTTGCTCTGCCTGACGTTGGCCTCTTCCTGGTTCGGGTGTGCTTCGGGGCCGGAGCCCACCCGAACCTTGGCCGAGACGGAGCCGGGTTCGTCCGGCCTGCTCATCCGGAACGCTTCCTTGATGATCACCATGGATCCGGCTTTGGGCGACGGGCCGCTGGGGATCGTCGAGGGCGGTGACGTGTTGCTCGAAGGCGGCCGGATCGCCGCAGTCGGCAAGGGGCTGGACGGCAGCGGCCGCAAGTCGCTGGACGCGCGCGGGAAGATCGTCATGCCAGGGTTCGTCGATACGCATGACCACCTCTGGCAATCCATCATTCGCGGTTGCGCCGCCGACCGGGACCTCTATGGCTGGCTGGATGCGTGCGTCTATCCCATGGGCCGGGTTCCGTTCGGGGAGCAGGATGCCTATGCGGCGGTACGGCTCGCTACCCTCGGACTCATCGGGACGGGGGTCACGACGGTCCTGGACTGGTCCCATGCCTTCAATCCGGCGTTCGTCGACGGTAACCTTGGCGCGTTGCGCGACTCAGGGTTGCGGTTCGTTTTCGCTTACTGGGTCGCCCCGCCGGGCGGTTGCAGCGAGGCCGCTCGCGTCCAACAGGACTTGGTCGGCAACGGTCTGGCGGCAGGTTTTCAGGTCGCAACTCACCCCACCCTGGCGAATCTGGATCAATTGAAGGAGGCGGTGCGTTGTGCGGAAAAGCTCCATGTGCCGCTCAACGTGCATCTCGGCGAAAGCCCGAAAGACCCGCAGCAGGGGCAGATTCAGGCGCTGGAGCTGTCCGGCGCCCTGGACGGGCAGATGCTGGCCGACCACGCGATTCACCTGACGGATCGGGAGGTGGAACTGCTGGCGCGGCACCGGGTCGCGGTCGCGCACAATCCTCTCAGCAACATGCGGCTCGCCTCCGGTATCATGCGCCTGCCCGAAATGCATGGGGCGGGGCTCAGGATCGGCCTGGGCCTGGACGGCGGAACCGGGGACGGTCCGGACATGTTCGCCGACATGAAGGCCGCCGTCGGGCTGCAGCGCGCCCGTCTCGAGAGCGCCTCGGGCTATCCAGGCATTGCGGACGCCTTGCGCATGGCGACGCTGGGAGGCGCGGAAGCGCTTGGGCTCGACAAGATCACCGGCTCGCTGACGCCGGGCAAGCGGGCGGACCTCATCGTCCTCGATCCGGGTGGCGCGAACATCGCCCCGCGCTGGGATTGGCCCAGCCAGATCGTCCTCAACGGGCAGCCGGCGAACGTGGAGTACGTCTTCGTTGACGGCCGTGCCCTGAAATCGGAAGGTAAGCTCGCCGAAGGTCAGGACAAGAATGCCGTGCAGGCCGCGGAGGCGGCGGCACGCAGAGTCCGGGCCGCCTTGGGCGACCGCCGTGGCCTGCCACCGGCCGGGCACGAGTGA
- a CDS encoding AraC family transcriptional regulator, producing MDALTLLVDGLRLRARLTYWGGVCGDWLMDHNSDTAIWFHLLSKGEGWVHAPAWQPALRLEEGDLIVFLPHAPRHVISYSPSEIPTDFSNVRATSVDEGETGFVCGFIELGMPRSSLWTALPAEILIRKSQAGEILSWLLQLIIKESITPRFGTNSIIERLCDSIFVLVLRHCIEENLVHQGVFAAMQDHRIEPALTRIHREPGRPWTLESLCSLAGLSKTAFSNRFTELVGCPPIEYVATWRMQTAAGLLRETGMTIDDVAERCGYRSVSAFSKIFKRTFGVAPGSFRIARPHDCMAQERESTERRSSA from the coding sequence TTGGACGCACTGACACTCTTGGTCGACGGCTTGCGGTTGCGGGCCAGGCTGACCTATTGGGGCGGTGTCTGCGGCGACTGGCTGATGGACCACAATTCCGATACCGCCATCTGGTTTCATCTGCTGAGCAAGGGCGAAGGCTGGGTTCATGCACCGGCCTGGCAGCCCGCCTTGAGACTGGAAGAGGGCGATCTGATCGTGTTTCTGCCGCACGCGCCGCGCCACGTCATTTCCTACAGCCCATCGGAAATCCCCACGGACTTCAGCAATGTCCGTGCAACTTCGGTCGATGAGGGCGAGACCGGCTTCGTCTGCGGCTTCATCGAACTCGGCATGCCCCGGTCCAGCCTGTGGACCGCCTTGCCCGCGGAAATCCTCATAAGAAAATCCCAGGCTGGCGAGATTCTGTCGTGGCTCCTCCAACTCATCATCAAGGAATCCATCACACCGCGTTTCGGTACCAATTCGATCATCGAACGTCTCTGCGACAGCATTTTCGTGCTGGTACTCCGGCACTGCATCGAAGAAAATCTGGTGCACCAAGGCGTCTTCGCGGCGATGCAGGACCACAGGATCGAGCCCGCGCTCACCCGGATCCATCGGGAGCCGGGACGGCCCTGGACCCTCGAGTCGCTGTGCTCCCTTGCCGGCTTGTCGAAAACAGCGTTCTCGAACAGGTTCACCGAACTCGTCGGTTGCCCGCCCATCGAGTACGTGGCAACCTGGCGCATGCAAACCGCAGCGGGCTTGTTGAGAGAGACCGGGATGACGATCGACGACGTGGCGGAGCGTTGTGGCTATCGGTCGGTGTCCGCCTTCAGCAAGATTTTCAAGCGCACGTTCGGCGTTGCGCCCGGTAGTTTCCGTATCGCCCGTCCGCACGACTGCATGGCGCAGGAGCGTGAGTCGACGGAGCGCCGGAGCTCGGCTTAA
- a CDS encoding collagen-like triple helix repeat-containing protein: protein MFRDRLNACLKPLLLALAPVTMATPLEAQPISVPVQNFRGAWHHWEPYMAGDVVVYKGKSYIAQSWNLNKKPANSTADWYLLAAQGPQGAQGEPGAQGLKGDPGPKGDPGPKGEPGAPGPQGQPGAKGDMGAQGPAGPGPVYAYRLTVGAATDDGTGRTLAKPDFTSIGAALNALPTSIYNAGACSKRYLVKVLPGVYPESVRMLPCVDIEGSGESTTRITMESYNGTVQLADQSELRFLTVESIGLSAAGIAATGGSPRLTHVSVYVDASGGTANGVLMTGSSSSPVLTDVAITVNNQGGGAFGVADISGSTMTLERVTVTADRALVGSTQWIGSWTIRDSVLHGFSSFQANPSATVVRISGSQVSGAMIKGPITLACVTSYNADFVALGANCQ, encoded by the coding sequence ATGTTCCGAGACCGTCTGAATGCATGCCTTAAACCGCTGCTATTGGCCCTCGCGCCCGTGACCATGGCGACGCCGCTGGAGGCTCAGCCCATCTCCGTGCCAGTACAGAACTTTCGAGGCGCCTGGCATCACTGGGAGCCTTATATGGCCGGCGATGTGGTGGTTTACAAGGGCAAAAGTTACATTGCCCAAAGCTGGAATCTCAATAAGAAACCGGCCAACAGCACTGCGGACTGGTACCTGCTGGCGGCGCAAGGCCCACAGGGCGCTCAAGGCGAGCCAGGCGCTCAAGGGTTGAAGGGCGATCCGGGCCCCAAAGGGGATCCCGGCCCCAAGGGCGAACCCGGCGCACCGGGTCCCCAAGGTCAGCCCGGCGCCAAAGGCGATATGGGCGCTCAAGGCCCTGCGGGACCCGGCCCGGTCTACGCCTACCGGCTCACTGTCGGCGCAGCCACCGACGACGGCACCGGCCGTACCTTGGCTAAGCCGGATTTCACGTCCATCGGTGCCGCCCTGAACGCCCTCCCAACCTCTATCTACAATGCCGGCGCGTGCTCGAAGCGTTATCTGGTCAAGGTTTTGCCCGGCGTCTACCCTGAATCCGTGAGGATGTTGCCCTGTGTCGACATCGAGGGCTCGGGGGAGTCAACCACGCGTATTACCATGGAGTCGTACAACGGGACGGTCCAGCTCGCCGATCAGTCGGAATTGCGCTTTCTCACGGTGGAGAGCATCGGCCTTTCAGCTGCAGGCATTGCGGCCACTGGCGGCTCGCCGAGACTGACGCACGTCAGCGTCTACGTCGACGCCTCCGGCGGGACGGCCAATGGGGTTCTGATGACGGGCAGCAGTTCTTCTCCGGTGTTGACGGATGTCGCCATCACGGTGAACAACCAAGGAGGGGGGGCTTTCGGCGTCGCGGATATATCCGGTTCCACAATGACGTTGGAACGGGTCACGGTGACTGCGGACAGGGCCCTGGTCGGCTCAACTCAATGGATCGGTTCCTGGACGATCCGCGACTCCGTACTTCATGGCTTCTCGTCATTTCAAGCCAACCCATCTGCCACGGTCGTGCGTATCAGCGGCAGCCAAGTGAGTGGAGCGATGATCAAGGGTCCCATCACCCTGGCTTGCGTCACCTCTTACAACGCCGATTTTGTGGCATTGGGCGCCAATTGTCAGTGA
- a CDS encoding AraC family transcriptional regulator, whose product MDALTLLVEGLRLRAKLTYWGGVCGDWLMEHNFPAAISFHLLSKGEGWVHSPTQKPALKLVEGDLIVFLPHAPGHIISHSANEIPTESGNIRATTVEHGETGFICGFIELETPQANLWSALPAEILVRKSQAGEILSCLLQLIIQESGSPRFGSKSIIERLCDSIFVLVIRHCMEENLMNQGIFLAMQDRNLGGVLTMIHREPWRPWTLGSLSSHAGLSKTSFSNRFTELVGCPPIEYLAMWRMQMAAGCLKEAGATIEGVAERCGYQSASAFSKAFKRAFGVSPGKFRLSGLYENAAPRHP is encoded by the coding sequence GTGGACGCACTTACGTTGTTGGTCGAAGGTTTGAGGCTGAGGGCTAAGCTGACCTACTGGGGCGGCGTTTGTGGCGACTGGTTAATGGAACATAATTTCCCAGCCGCGATTTCGTTTCACCTGTTGAGCAAAGGTGAGGGCTGGGTTCACTCGCCCACCCAAAAGCCGGCGCTGAAACTGGTAGAAGGCGATCTGATCGTATTCTTGCCTCATGCTCCCGGACACATCATTTCTCATAGTGCCAACGAAATTCCTACGGAGTCTGGCAACATTAGGGCGACTACAGTCGAGCACGGAGAGACCGGATTCATTTGTGGGTTTATCGAGCTGGAGACGCCTCAGGCGAATTTGTGGTCTGCTCTGCCTGCGGAAATTCTCGTCAGAAAATCCCAGGCCGGCGAAATTCTGTCGTGCCTGCTGCAGCTCATTATCCAGGAATCCGGCAGTCCGCGCTTTGGCAGCAAATCGATCATAGAGCGCCTCTGCGACAGCATTTTTGTGCTGGTGATCAGGCACTGTATGGAAGAGAACCTTATGAACCAAGGCATCTTTCTGGCGATGCAAGACCGTAATCTCGGCGGGGTTCTCACGATGATCCACCGTGAGCCCTGGCGACCATGGACGCTCGGCTCCCTCAGTTCCCATGCGGGTCTATCGAAAACTTCGTTTTCGAACAGGTTTACTGAGTTGGTTGGTTGTCCTCCCATCGAGTATTTGGCAATGTGGCGCATGCAAATGGCCGCCGGTTGCTTAAAGGAAGCAGGGGCGACCATCGAAGGCGTGGCGGAGCGCTGCGGCTATCAATCGGCATCTGCCTTCAGCAAGGCCTTCAAGCGGGCGTTTGGTGTTTCACCCGGAAAATTCCGCCTCAGTGGCCTGTATGAAAACGCGGCGCCACGGCATCCTTAA